Proteins co-encoded in one uncultured Bacteroides sp. genomic window:
- a CDS encoding response regulator transcription factor produces the protein MKMPITTIIVDDNNNSIMTLSKDLTQYPEIRVVETTTSVEKAKKIIVKYQPDLIFLDVEMPKMSGIELLQEIRDSIHPNMYVVFYSAYDKYMIDALRSSAFDYLMKPYHPEELSNIIKRIKTQPEKEKLNFEQSMRRLLTNDRKFALQTISGLLFLRANEVFCFQYIDTIRSWQITMTDLSVYKLRTGIIAKDLISFSPSFMQVNQECILNTDYILSIENKTLKCILYPPFNNFDIHASRRYYSKLKEQLEIL, from the coding sequence ATGAAAATGCCAATAACAACAATTATAGTTGATGATAATAATAATTCAATTATGACTCTCAGTAAGGATCTGACTCAGTACCCGGAAATAAGAGTTGTAGAAACGACTACATCAGTAGAAAAGGCCAAAAAGATCATTGTGAAATATCAACCGGATCTGATTTTTTTAGATGTTGAAATGCCCAAAATGAGTGGCATTGAATTATTGCAAGAGATTCGTGATTCAATACATCCGAATATGTATGTCGTTTTTTATAGCGCTTACGACAAATACATGATAGATGCTTTGAGGTCGTCAGCCTTTGATTACCTGATGAAGCCTTATCATCCGGAAGAGCTTTCCAATATTATTAAACGTATAAAAACGCAGCCAGAGAAAGAAAAATTAAATTTTGAGCAGTCTATGCGACGCTTGCTTACAAATGACCGAAAGTTTGCTTTGCAAACCATTTCCGGGCTCCTATTTCTCAGAGCCAATGAAGTATTTTGTTTTCAATACATTGACACCATTCGAAGCTGGCAAATCACTATGACAGATCTTTCTGTTTACAAGCTTAGAACTGGTATTATTGCAAAAGATCTGATTTCTTTTAGTCCTTCATTCATGCAAGTCAATCAAGAATGCATACTTAACACCGATTATATCTTATCTATTGAAAACAAAACATTAAAATGTATTTTATACCCGCCCTTTAATAACTTTGACATTCACGCTTCCAGGAGATATTACTCAAAGTTAAAGGAACAATTAGAAATCCTTTAA
- a CDS encoding cytidylate kinase-like family protein: MNNKYAVNIGRQLGSGGREIGAKLAMQMGIAFYDKELINIASQESGLCKEFFENADEKATQSIIGGLFSMRFPFINDGTVPYNSCLSNDALFKIQSDVIRELAEEKSCIFVGRCADYILRDNLRCVNIFISAPKEDRIKRLCLKMDIKPEEAEDLINKTDRKRASYYNYYSYKIWGAASTYHLCIDSSVLGVDETVAFIKLFIQKKLGL; the protein is encoded by the coding sequence ATGAATAATAAGTATGCTGTAAATATTGGTCGTCAGTTGGGAAGTGGAGGAAGAGAAATCGGTGCAAAGCTTGCCATGCAGATGGGCATTGCATTCTATGATAAGGAGCTTATAAATATAGCGTCCCAGGAGAGCGGACTTTGCAAAGAGTTCTTTGAAAATGCCGACGAGAAAGCAACACAAAGCATTATTGGCGGACTCTTTAGCATGCGCTTTCCATTTATCAACGATGGGACCGTACCTTATAATAGTTGTCTGAGCAATGATGCACTATTCAAAATACAAAGCGATGTAATCCGTGAACTAGCTGAAGAGAAATCCTGCATCTTTGTAGGAAGATGTGCAGATTATATTCTGCGTGACAATCTTCGCTGCGTGAATATTTTTATCTCTGCACCAAAAGAAGACCGCATCAAGCGCCTTTGTCTGAAAATGGATATCAAACCAGAAGAAGCCGAGGATTTAATAAATAAAACAGACCGCAAACGTGCCTCTTATTACAATTATTATAGTTACAAAATATGGGGAGCAGCCTCAACTTATCACCTCTGCATCGATTCATCCGTACTTGGGGTTGATGAGACTGTTGCATTTATAAAACTATTTATCCAAAAGAAGCTAGGATTATAA
- a CDS encoding putative transporter produces the protein MDWLQTLLTDPESVAHIVMLYAFVIVLGVLLGKIKIFGVSLGVTFVLFAGIFMGHFGFTGNVNILHFIREFGLILFVFCIGLQVGPSFFSSFKKGGMTMNLLAFGIVALNITVALVLYYSLNGRVELPMMVGILSGAVTNTPGLGAAQEAINQLRTAGVIQNVPQIALGYAVAYPLGVIGIIGAMILVRAIFRVNSKKEEEDWNAVTDDSQNKPHIIHLEVHNEAIFGKKISYVMTLAGRPFVVSRIRKNGKVSISSSDTILDKEDQILVVCSEADAEAVSAFIGKEVTVDWEEANSPLVSRRILVTKAEMNGKKLGQLKLRNLYGVNITRVNRSGVDLFANPNLVLQVGDRVTVVGSQDAIENVATEMGNSMKRLNEPNIMTIFVGIFVGILFGSLPFAFPGVPTPVKLGLAGGPLVISILIGRFGYKFNLVTYTTQSANLMLREVGLLLFLASVGIEAGEKFFETVVQGDGLLWVGCGFLITFIPLLIVGLIGRGYFKLNYFMLMGLIAGSNTDPPALAYATQSTGSDAPAVGYSTVYPLTMFLRVLSAQLIILLLM, from the coding sequence ATGGATTGGTTGCAGACATTGCTGACAGACCCGGAATCAGTTGCTCACATCGTAATGTTGTACGCATTTGTGATTGTTCTTGGAGTTTTGTTAGGGAAGATTAAAATCTTCGGAGTTTCTTTAGGTGTTACATTTGTTTTGTTTGCCGGAATTTTTATGGGACATTTCGGCTTTACAGGTAACGTTAACATTCTTCACTTTATCCGCGAGTTCGGATTAATTTTATTCGTATTCTGTATAGGACTACAGGTAGGGCCTTCTTTCTTTTCTTCCTTTAAAAAAGGTGGAATGACAATGAATTTACTGGCCTTTGGAATTGTAGCTCTTAACATTACAGTTGCGTTAGTACTTTATTACTCTCTTAATGGGCGGGTAGAACTTCCAATGATGGTAGGTATACTTTCCGGTGCAGTAACAAATACTCCCGGACTTGGTGCAGCTCAGGAAGCTATTAACCAGTTGCGCACGGCAGGAGTTATTCAAAATGTGCCTCAAATAGCTTTGGGATATGCAGTTGCTTATCCACTCGGAGTAATAGGTATCATTGGAGCAATGATTCTGGTACGTGCTATCTTCCGTGTTAATTCTAAAAAAGAAGAGGAAGATTGGAATGCAGTGACAGACGATAGTCAGAATAAACCTCATATAATACATCTTGAAGTTCATAATGAAGCGATCTTTGGAAAGAAAATATCTTATGTAATGACTCTTGCTGGTCGTCCTTTCGTTGTATCACGCATTCGTAAAAATGGGAAGGTGTCTATTTCAAGTTCAGATACAATCCTTGATAAGGAAGATCAAATACTTGTAGTTTGCTCAGAAGCTGATGCTGAGGCTGTTTCCGCTTTTATCGGCAAAGAGGTTACTGTGGATTGGGAAGAAGCTAACTCTCCCTTGGTATCTCGCCGGATCTTGGTTACAAAAGCTGAGATGAATGGAAAAAAGCTGGGACAGTTGAAGTTGCGTAATCTATATGGAGTAAACATCACTCGCGTAAATCGTTCTGGTGTGGATCTTTTCGCCAACCCGAATCTTGTACTTCAAGTGGGTGACCGTGTTACAGTTGTGGGTAGCCAGGATGCTATTGAAAACGTTGCTACTGAAATGGGTAATTCAATGAAACGTCTTAATGAACCTAATATTATGACGATCTTTGTTGGTATTTTCGTTGGTATTCTTTTTGGTAGTCTTCCTTTTGCTTTCCCGGGAGTGCCTACTCCAGTGAAGCTGGGATTAGCAGGTGGTCCATTGGTAATTTCTATTTTGATTGGCCGGTTTGGTTATAAATTTAATTTAGTAACTTATACCACTCAAAGTGCTAACTTGATGTTGCGTGAGGTAGGACTTCTTCTTTTCCTTGCCAGTGTAGGTATTGAGGCTGGAGAAAAGTTCTTTGAAACAGTAGTTCAAGGTGATGGCCTATTATGGGTTGGTTGTGGATTCCTGATCACCTTCATTCCTTTACTTATCGTTGGGCTGATAGGACGCGGATATTTCAAGCTAAATTATTTTATGTTGATGGGACTTATTGCAGGAAGTAATACTGATCCTCCAGCATTGGCTTATGCAACTCAATCAACAGGTAGTGATGCGCCGGCTGTTGGATATTCTACAGTATATCCGTTAACAATGTTTTTACGAGTATTGTCAGCACAATTGATTATACTTCTACTAATGTAG
- the mutA gene encoding methylmalonyl-CoA mutase small subunit — MADSNEKLFSDFSPVGTDQWMEKVTADLKGADFEKKLVWKTNEGFKVKPFYRMEDLEGLKTTDNLPGVFPYLRGTKKDNVWKVRQNIHVDSPKEANAKALDILNKGVDSLGFSIKGKDVSADYIETLLNDICADCVELNFSTCQNSVVKLAQLLVAYFEKKNYDATKLQGSINYDYFNKMLTKGKEKGNLIQTAKDLIEATKSLPFYRVITVNALSLNNAGAYISQELGYALAWGNEYLNLLTEAGVTATIAAKKIKFNFGISSNYFLEIAKFRAARMLWANIVSSYCPVCTRDCSNTAENDECRCAAKIKIHAETSTFNLTLFDAHVNLLRTQTEAMSAALAGVDSLTVTPFDKAYQTPDDFSERIARNQQLLLKEESNFDKVVDPAAGSYYIENLTASIAQQAWNIFLKVEDEGGFHAAVKAGTVQADINQSGKARHIALSSRKEVLLGTNQFPNFTEKAGEKRPVANKCCCGGDSNSCESTIAVLNSDRAACEFEALRLQTEAADHCPKAFMVTIGNLAMRQARAQFSCNFLACAGYEVVDNLGFETVEEGVKAAMEAKADIVVLCSSDDEYAEYAVPALKAVNNRAIFIVAGAPACMDTLKAEGIENFIHVRVNVLDTLKEYNAKLGIK, encoded by the coding sequence ATGGCAGATAGTAATGAGAAACTCTTTTCGGACTTTTCCCCGGTTGGAACAGACCAATGGATGGAAAAAGTAACAGCCGACCTTAAAGGGGCTGATTTCGAAAAGAAACTCGTTTGGAAAACAAACGAAGGTTTTAAAGTAAAACCATTCTACAGAATGGAAGATTTGGAGGGTCTAAAAACGACTGACAATTTGCCAGGAGTATTTCCTTACCTTCGGGGAACAAAGAAAGACAACGTATGGAAGGTTCGTCAGAACATTCATGTTGACAGTCCGAAAGAAGCCAATGCAAAAGCATTGGACATTCTCAACAAAGGTGTTGATTCTCTGGGATTCAGTATCAAAGGAAAAGATGTAAGTGCTGATTATATTGAAACACTACTCAACGATATTTGTGCTGATTGTGTGGAACTGAATTTCTCCACTTGTCAGAATAGCGTAGTGAAACTAGCCCAACTATTGGTTGCATATTTCGAAAAGAAAAACTATGATGCAACTAAACTACAAGGTTCTATCAATTACGATTACTTCAACAAAATGCTGACTAAGGGCAAAGAAAAAGGAAACCTTATTCAAACAGCAAAAGATCTGATAGAAGCAACTAAATCTCTTCCTTTCTACAGGGTAATCACTGTAAATGCATTGTCTCTGAATAATGCCGGAGCATATATTTCCCAGGAATTAGGATACGCACTGGCTTGGGGAAATGAGTATCTGAACTTATTAACTGAAGCTGGGGTAACAGCAACTATCGCTGCCAAGAAAATTAAATTCAACTTTGGTATCAGCTCCAACTATTTTCTGGAAATCGCTAAATTCCGTGCAGCTCGTATGCTGTGGGCAAACATTGTAAGTTCTTACTGCCCCGTTTGTACAAGAGACTGCAGTAATACAGCTGAGAATGATGAATGTCGCTGCGCAGCTAAAATCAAAATACATGCAGAAACATCCACATTCAATCTTACTCTCTTTGATGCACATGTAAACTTGCTCCGTACACAAACTGAAGCTATGAGTGCAGCTCTTGCCGGAGTAGATTCATTAACTGTCACTCCGTTTGATAAAGCTTATCAGACTCCTGATGATTTTTCAGAACGCATTGCCCGTAATCAGCAATTACTGCTGAAAGAAGAATCCAATTTTGACAAGGTAGTTGATCCTGCAGCTGGTTCTTATTATATTGAAAACCTCACAGCATCCATCGCTCAACAAGCATGGAACATATTCTTAAAAGTAGAAGATGAAGGTGGATTCCATGCTGCAGTAAAAGCAGGAACTGTTCAGGCTGATATTAATCAATCCGGCAAAGCAAGACACATTGCTTTATCAAGCCGCAAAGAGGTTCTTTTAGGAACCAACCAATTCCCTAACTTCACTGAAAAGGCTGGTGAAAAGAGACCGGTAGCCAACAAATGCTGTTGTGGTGGTGATAGCAACTCTTGCGAAAGCACTATAGCTGTACTTAATTCCGACCGTGCTGCATGTGAATTTGAAGCACTTCGTTTACAGACAGAAGCGGCCGATCATTGTCCGAAAGCATTTATGGTGACTATTGGTAATCTGGCTATGCGCCAGGCTAGAGCTCAGTTCTCGTGTAACTTCCTGGCATGTGCCGGTTATGAAGTAGTTGATAATCTGGGCTTCGAGACAGTAGAAGAAGGAGTAAAAGCTGCAATGGAGGCAAAAGCTGATATCGTAGTTCTTTGTTCCAGTGATGACGAATATGCAGAATATGCTGTTCCGGCATTAAAAGCGGTGAATAACCGTGCTATATTTATAGTTGCCGGCGCTCCGGCTTGCATGGACACTCTAAAAGCAGAAGGAATCGAAAACTTCATCCATGTCCGTGTCAATGTCCTGGATACATTGAAAGAATATAATGCAAAATTAGGAATAAAGTAA
- the scpA gene encoding methylmalonyl-CoA mutase has product MRPDFKNIDIYAGFKPENGAEWQKANGIEANWKTPEHINVKPVYTKEDLEGMEHLNFAAGIPPYLRGPYSVMYTLRPWTIRQYAGFSTAEESNAFYRRNLASGQKGLSVAFDLPTHRGYDPDHERVVGDVGKAGVSICSLENMKTLFDGIPLNKMSVSMTMNGAVLPILAFYINAGLEQGAKLEEMAGTIQNDILKEFMVRNTYIYPPAFSMKIISDIFEYTSQKMPKFNSISISGYHMQEAGATADIELAYTLADGLEYLRAGVAAGINIDAFAPRLSFFWAIGTNHFMEIAKMRAARMLWAKIVKQFNPKNPKSLALRTHCQTSGWSLTEQDPFNNVGRTCIEAMAAALGHTQSLHTNALDEAIALPTDFSARIARNTQIYIQEETYICKNVDPWGGSYYVESLTNELAHKAWERIEEIEKLGGMAKAIETGVPKLRIEEAAARAQARIDSGSQTIVGVNKYRLEKEAPIDILEIDNTAVRLDQIERLKELKEGRDEAKVQAALDAITKCVETKEGNLLELAVEAARVRATLGEISDACEKIVGRYKAVIRTISGVYSSESKNDSDFKRACELAERFAKKEGRQPRIMIAKMGQDGHDRGAKVVATGYADCGFDVDMGPLFQTPAEAARDAVENDVHVVGVSSLAAGHKTLIPQIIDELKKLGREDILVIAGGVIPAQDYDYLYQAGVAAIFGPGSPVAKAACQILEILLDEGD; this is encoded by the coding sequence ATGAGACCAGATTTTAAAAATATAGATATCTATGCCGGATTCAAGCCCGAAAATGGTGCTGAATGGCAAAAGGCTAACGGGATTGAAGCCAACTGGAAGACTCCAGAGCATATCAACGTTAAGCCTGTTTACACAAAAGAAGACCTTGAAGGAATGGAACACCTTAATTTTGCTGCAGGTATCCCTCCTTACCTCCGTGGTCCTTATTCTGTAATGTACACTCTTCGTCCATGGACTATCCGCCAATATGCCGGATTCTCTACTGCAGAAGAATCAAATGCTTTCTATCGCCGTAATCTTGCTTCCGGACAAAAAGGTTTATCCGTGGCATTCGACCTTCCTACTCACCGCGGATATGATCCTGATCACGAACGCGTTGTAGGTGACGTGGGTAAAGCCGGAGTTTCAATCTGTTCACTGGAAAACATGAAAACTTTGTTTGATGGTATTCCATTGAATAAGATGTCCGTTTCCATGACCATGAACGGTGCCGTACTTCCTATTCTTGCTTTTTATATCAATGCAGGATTGGAACAAGGAGCTAAACTTGAAGAGATGGCCGGAACCATTCAGAATGATATCCTGAAAGAATTCATGGTGCGTAACACTTATATTTACCCACCTGCATTCTCTATGAAGATTATTTCCGATATTTTTGAATATACATCTCAAAAGATGCCTAAGTTCAATTCAATTTCTATTTCCGGTTACCACATGCAGGAAGCAGGTGCTACCGCAGATATTGAATTAGCTTACACATTGGCCGATGGTCTGGAATATCTTCGTGCCGGTGTTGCTGCAGGAATTAATATCGATGCATTCGCACCTCGTTTATCTTTCTTCTGGGCTATCGGTACCAACCACTTTATGGAAATTGCCAAGATGCGTGCCGCACGTATGTTATGGGCCAAGATTGTAAAACAATTCAATCCAAAGAATCCAAAGTCTCTGGCATTGCGTACTCACTGTCAGACTTCCGGCTGGTCATTAACAGAACAAGATCCGTTCAACAATGTGGGACGTACTTGTATCGAAGCAATGGCTGCCGCACTGGGTCACACTCAGTCACTTCACACCAACGCTTTGGACGAAGCAATCGCATTGCCAACCGACTTTTCTGCACGTATCGCACGTAACACTCAGATCTACATTCAGGAAGAAACTTACATCTGTAAGAACGTTGACCCATGGGGCGGTTCTTACTACGTGGAAAGCCTGACAAACGAACTGGCTCACAAAGCCTGGGAACGTATTGAAGAAATCGAGAAACTTGGCGGTATGGCTAAAGCAATCGAAACAGGTGTTCCTAAACTCCGTATCGAGGAAGCTGCAGCACGTGCTCAGGCTCGTATCGACTCTGGTAGTCAAACTATTGTAGGTGTTAATAAGTATCGTTTGGAGAAAGAAGCTCCTATCGACATTCTTGAAATTGACAACACAGCTGTTCGTCTGGACCAGATTGAGCGTCTGAAAGAGTTAAAAGAAGGTCGCGATGAAGCGAAAGTACAAGCTGCGCTCGATGCCATCACCAAGTGTGTGGAAACTAAGGAAGGCAACTTGCTGGAACTTGCAGTAGAAGCTGCCCGTGTCAGAGCCACATTGGGAGAAATCTCCGATGCTTGTGAAAAGATTGTAGGACGTTATAAAGCTGTAATTAGAACTATATCAGGCGTGTATTCATCAGAAAGTAAAAACGATTCAGACTTCAAACGTGCATGTGAACTTGCCGAGAGGTTTGCTAAGAAAGAGGGACGTCAGCCTCGTATTATGATTGCTAAAATGGGACAGGACGGTCACGACCGTGGTGCCAAAGTAGTTGCAACAGGTTATGCCGACTGTGGTTTTGATGTGGATATGGGACCATTGTTCCAGACTCCTGCTGAAGCTGCACGCGATGCTGTTGAAAATGATGTTCATGTAGTAGGCGTTTCTTCACTGGCTGCAGGTCACAAAACATTGATTCCTCAGATCATTGACGAATTAAAGAAACTGGGGCGTGAAGATATTCTTGTTATTGCCGGTGGCGTTATCCCTGCACAGGATTATGACTACCTGTATCAGGCAGGAGTAGCTGCTATCTTCGGGCCAGGTTCTCCGGTAGCGAAAGCAGCTTGTCAGATCCTTGAGATCTTGCTTGACGAAGGAGACTAA
- a CDS encoding ROK family protein, which yields MTLSKLFDTQEGMPLSALKMSRLKKNVIQQLMLEEGTTISDICKETEFSVPTVTKVVVELIEEGIAFEKGKIDTAGGRRPSVYCINPNSAFFLGIDVRRDCVSIGLQNFKNEFLKLTTRIDYVLKNTMESLDGLCEIINNFVDESGLEKTKILGACVVLCGRTNSAKGYSDSYFSFENESLSQLIENRIGLKTYIENDCRAMGYGEYCFGVGAGLDDKDIIYVNLNWGFGISMILNGMLYYGMSGFSGEFGHSPVLDNQILCQCGKKGCLETEISGQALVRRFKEKLADGSTSIVTSQKIINDIDMYDIINAAIKHEDLLAIEVIEEVGEKLGHYMSLLLNIFNPQLVILGGELASCGTYLTLPLETALHKYSLNLVLQDMKFKIGELGDKAGIIGGCYILRDRLFNMI from the coding sequence ATGACTCTTTCAAAATTGTTCGATACGCAGGAGGGGATGCCTCTTTCTGCATTAAAAATGTCAAGACTAAAGAAGAATGTAATCCAACAGCTTATGCTAGAGGAAGGCACTACTATATCGGATATCTGTAAAGAAACTGAATTTAGTGTTCCTACTGTGACAAAGGTTGTGGTTGAATTAATAGAAGAAGGGATTGCTTTCGAGAAAGGAAAGATTGATACGGCTGGCGGTAGACGCCCTTCCGTTTATTGCATCAATCCAAATTCTGCGTTCTTTTTAGGAATTGATGTCAGACGTGATTGTGTTAGTATTGGATTGCAAAATTTCAAAAATGAATTTTTAAAACTAACTACGCGAATTGATTATGTCTTAAAAAACACAATGGAATCCTTAGATGGACTTTGCGAGATAATTAACAATTTTGTTGATGAGTCTGGATTGGAAAAAACAAAGATTCTTGGCGCATGCGTAGTATTGTGCGGACGTACAAATTCGGCTAAAGGATATAGTGATAGCTATTTTTCTTTTGAAAATGAATCGTTAAGTCAGCTGATAGAAAATAGAATTGGGCTTAAAACTTACATAGAAAACGATTGCCGGGCAATGGGCTATGGCGAATATTGTTTTGGAGTGGGGGCTGGTCTCGATGATAAGGATATAATTTATGTCAATCTGAACTGGGGATTTGGTATTTCAATGATTTTAAATGGCATGTTGTATTATGGCATGTCTGGTTTCTCCGGTGAGTTTGGACACAGTCCTGTTCTCGATAATCAGATACTTTGCCAGTGTGGTAAAAAGGGATGTCTGGAAACTGAAATATCAGGTCAGGCACTCGTTCGTAGATTTAAAGAGAAGTTGGCAGATGGTTCCACTTCAATTGTAACAAGCCAGAAGATTATTAATGACATTGATATGTACGACATTATTAATGCAGCGATAAAGCATGAAGACCTCCTTGCTATTGAGGTGATAGAAGAGGTTGGAGAGAAACTGGGACATTATATGTCTCTTTTATTGAATATATTTAATCCACAGCTTGTAATACTTGGTGGTGAATTAGCTAGTTGTGGTACTTACTTAACACTCCCTCTTGAAACCGCTCTTCATAAATATTCCCTGAATCTTGTGTTGCAGGATATGAAATTTAAGATTGGAGAACTGGGAGATAAAGCCGGTATAATTGGCGGATGCTACATTCTTCGTGACAGACTATTTAATATGATTTAA
- a CDS encoding DNA topoisomerase 3, whose translation MIVCIAEKPSVARDIADILGAKNKKDGYIEGNGYQVTWTFGHLCTLKEPHEYTPEWKRWSLSNLPMIPPRFGIKIIESPSIEKQFKIIENLMTHADEIINCGDAGQEGELIQRWVMQKAGARCPVKRLWISSLTEESIREGFANLKDQSEFQSLYEAGLSRAIGDWTLGMNATRLYTLKYGQNRQVLSIGRVQTPTLALIVNRQLEIENFKPEPYWELKTIYRETTFSATKGKFTSKEEGYEFLEKVKYSDFTITDVSAKKGVEYAPRLFDLTSLQVECNKKFGYSADETLKLIQSLYEKKVTTYPRVDTTFLSDDIYPKCPAILKEIKDYTTLTAPLEGKKLAKSKKVFDTSKVTDHHAIIPTGVHPMNLTDMERRVFDMIARRFIAVFYPDCKVSTTTVLGEVEKIEFKVTGKQILEPGWRVVFAKEQSDDKEDDERTLPDFIKGESGPHRPDLNEKWTQPPKPYTEATLLRAMETAGKLVDNDELRDALKENGIGRPSTRAAIIETLFKRNYIRKEKKNLIATSTGVELIQIIHEELLKSAELTGIWEKKLREIEKKNYEAKTFLEELKQMVTEVVSNVLCDNTNRHITIQEAVKEEVKKEPKKRERKPATPKVKKESKPSQKENKDNFAGQPCPLCGKGVIIKGKTAYGCSEWKAGCTFRKVFEE comes from the coding sequence ATGATAGTTTGCATTGCCGAAAAGCCGAGCGTAGCACGGGATATTGCTGATATACTTGGAGCTAAGAACAAGAAAGACGGATATATAGAAGGAAATGGGTACCAGGTTACATGGACATTCGGACATTTGTGCACACTAAAAGAGCCACATGAATATACCCCCGAATGGAAAAGATGGAGCTTGTCTAATCTTCCTATGATCCCGCCACGTTTCGGCATCAAAATAATAGAATCACCTTCCATTGAAAAGCAATTCAAAATTATAGAAAACCTGATGACTCATGCTGATGAGATTATCAATTGTGGTGATGCGGGACAGGAAGGAGAATTAATTCAGCGCTGGGTAATGCAAAAGGCAGGAGCAAGATGTCCTGTCAAAAGATTATGGATCTCTTCACTTACGGAAGAATCTATCCGGGAAGGTTTTGCCAATTTAAAGGATCAGTCGGAATTTCAGTCTCTTTATGAAGCTGGTTTGTCCCGCGCCATTGGTGACTGGACTTTAGGGATGAATGCCACAAGATTGTATACTTTAAAATATGGACAGAACAGACAAGTATTGTCTATTGGGCGTGTGCAAACCCCCACTTTGGCACTTATAGTGAACCGTCAGCTGGAAATTGAAAATTTTAAACCGGAGCCCTATTGGGAGCTAAAGACTATATATCGGGAAACCACTTTTTCTGCAACCAAAGGTAAATTTACTTCAAAAGAAGAAGGTTACGAGTTTCTGGAAAAAGTGAAATACTCAGATTTTACGATTACGGATGTTTCAGCCAAGAAAGGGGTTGAATATGCGCCAAGGCTTTTCGACCTTACCTCTTTACAGGTGGAATGCAATAAGAAATTCGGCTATTCAGCGGACGAAACACTCAAACTGATTCAGTCTCTTTACGAGAAAAAGGTTACAACTTATCCACGCGTTGACACAACCTTTCTGAGTGACGACATTTATCCGAAATGTCCCGCCATATTGAAAGAAATAAAAGACTATACAACTCTGACAGCCCCTCTGGAAGGAAAAAAACTAGCAAAGTCAAAGAAGGTATTCGACACCTCAAAAGTAACCGATCACCATGCAATTATTCCAACCGGGGTACATCCTATGAACCTTACCGATATGGAACGAAGGGTGTTCGATATGATTGCGCGAAGGTTCATTGCGGTTTTCTATCCCGATTGTAAAGTATCCACAACCACCGTACTTGGTGAAGTGGAAAAAATTGAATTTAAAGTAACCGGCAAACAAATATTGGAACCGGGATGGCGCGTTGTCTTTGCCAAAGAGCAGTCGGATGATAAAGAAGACGACGAACGCACACTCCCTGATTTTATAAAAGGAGAAAGTGGACCACACCGACCAGATCTAAATGAGAAATGGACTCAGCCTCCTAAGCCATATACGGAAGCTACTCTGTTACGTGCTATGGAAACAGCCGGTAAGCTGGTAGACAATGATGAGCTGCGTGACGCATTGAAAGAAAATGGTATTGGTCGCCCTTCTACCCGGGCTGCCATTATTGAAACATTGTTTAAACGGAACTATATCCGCAAGGAAAAGAAAAATCTGATAGCAACTTCTACCGGCGTTGAGCTGATTCAGATTATCCATGAAGAGCTCTTAAAATCAGCTGAACTGACTGGAATCTGGGAAAAGAAGCTTCGTGAGATTGAAAAGAAGAACTATGAAGCAAAGACATTTCTGGAAGAGCTAAAACAAATGGTTACTGAGGTGGTTAGCAATGTTCTGTGTGATAATACAAACAGGCACATCACTATTCAGGAAGCTGTTAAAGAAGAGGTAAAAAAAGAGCCTAAGAAGCGTGAGCGGAAACCTGCAACTCCCAAAGTAAAAAAAGAGTCCAAACCTTCACAGAAAGAGAACAAAGACAATTTTGCAGGACAACCTTGTCCACTTTGTGGAAAAGGGGTAATCATAAAAGGTAAAACGGCTTATGGCTGTTCTGAATGGAAAGCCGGATGCACTTTCAGAAAAGTTTTCGAGGAATAA